The segment gtctgaagacagttacagtgtacttatatataataaattaaaaaagaaaagcacgcGCCACTACTCGTGGCTTAtgtgtaatttttaaagattaagcacaaaagcctggcatggtggcttaATCTGGGCATTTGATCTCTGTGGGTTTAAGGCCAGCTGGTCTAGAGTGAATTCCACGACAGGTAGGACTATGTAGAGAAGACCCTGCTTAAAaagtgaaattaaataaataatccaaGATTGAAAACATTGCCACATAACTGCTGAGAAAAGTCGATAAAGTCAGAGGATGCCTGTTCAGTGGCCAGACATGGTGAGTATGCCTGCTATAACAttctcgggaggctgaggcaggagttaaGTTCCACGATAAGTCTGTACAACAGCCAGATTTGTCTATCCTGCTCCAGCGTGCGAGCAAGCAAACTGGCGAGCCCTGTCCACGTGAGGGCGCAAGGAAGCCTTGGACTCTAAGGCTTCTTAGCTAAAATTATATCTCTTAGAACAGGCAAATAGAAACGTGGGgtgatgggagtggggtggggttgggaaggGCCGGACTGACTTCCAAGCGCAAAGGCCACTGGGGCTTGTAGTCCAGACTGAGGGCCTCCCTGGGCAACCTAAGGTCTGGTTTCCAGGTCCTGAAAAGGCTTGAAGACTGGGTGCGTTCTTCCGTTCTCCGTCGCCATGGTGATGGTGCGGGCGACGGCCCGGGATTTGGCAGCGGCAGGGcccccttcccactccctcctcctcaccATCTGCTCCTCCCTCACACCTGGCCGCGAGCCGCGGACGCCTCCTCCGCACGCAGTCCCGGGCTCCACGGCCACCAGGTGGCGCGTCTGCGCGGCTCAGCCTGCTGCCCTCCTCCCCGGGGACGTGTCAATCAGAGACAGAACTGAGACCCTCAGCGACCGCCCGCCGCTCGATCGACTTCGCTGGTCCTCTCCTGAGTCGCATCATGAAAATTTAATCCCAAATGCATTTGTAGCCTGACacggggagagggagggtggcGAAACCAACACCCTGCTAAGGCCTAGAACTTGAGGTGCACTAGGAGAAGCGTTGGCTTGGCGCGCTTCAGAGCCACTTTACAGTTGGGGTTACCCCCCAAGGGATGGGAGTGGAGTTTACCGGTGGAGAGGACTTAGTGGGCGGAGACAGATCGTGGAGCCCGAGTGGAAGTCACCGCTGGGACACACTTGGAGGAAGGAGCCAAACTCAAGGGGAGGAGTCAGAttccagaaggcagagacagaacatAGACAGCAAGTATGCAGGAGTAGGGGGACATATTTGGGGGCGGGGACAGAGCTCAGAGGGAGGAGACATGACTCAGTTGATGGGACCCAGACTCTAAAGAGCATCATAGAGTCTAGGGAACCCGACGTATTCTAGGGAAGTGCGGAGGAAACTGTGGGGCACGAAGGGCAGTAATGGCGTAATGACAAGCCTATTGTATCTAGTAGAGTTCAAAAGGATGAAAGGAGACGGAGTTGAAACTCAGGGAGAGAAAGATGGGGTGCAGATAAAAAAAGTAGAACTCAAGGGGAAAAGTGGAATACGAAAAGCGAGAAAGTCAATCCACCCGCACAGCGGGCAACCCCAGCTCCTCAGGAGGCTGCAGCAAGATCAAAAAGGGCAACCTGAACTACAGAGCGAGAACTGGGATTGTAGTTCGGTggacttgcctagcatgtgtgggGCTCTGGGTCCCATTCCTAGTAtggccaaaaaaagaaaaaggggccggagaaatggctcagcagtaataggctgctcttccagaggaactgcgTTCAGTTCCAAAGACGTAGATGGCGGCTCACagctccagttgcaggggatctcGTGCCATCTCCATGCTTCCAATGCCACTAGGCATACAAATAGTACACcgatatataataatataatatgcCAGCAAAACACGCATACctaaattaaactttaaaaaaaataacctttttctcttttttggagacagtttctctgtgtagcagtgGCAATCCTGGAAGTCGCTGTATagaccagcctggctttgaattcacacaGATCCGCTTgcttgcctcccaaatgctagaattaaagacgTGCAGcactcaaaaaaaattttttttgagagagagagagagagagagagagagagagagagagagagagagagagagagagagagagagagagaaagccaaaGGTCTGATGGGAAGGAGAGACTCAAAGGGCTTGGAACCTGCAGACTATTTGGGGAGTGTTTTATAGTGGGGAACGAGGCAAACtcagagttcaatcccagggacgTGGTCTTGAAATGGACAGGTGGAGGCTCTAGGATGGGAGAGCTGAGGGAGAGAGGGTCTAGCCTGCAAACCAAGTGACATAAGGACTGGTCTAGCATCTCCAGGTAGCCTTTTGGAAGGAGAGGGCGGGTCCTTCTTACAAGGGGTGGGGCCTCGTTGGGTGGGCGTGgatgccccgccccgccccgacGCTGAGTCCGCTACAGCCCTGGGCAGCGGGCACTCGCAGCCTGGTTCCCCCCGAGCGGAGCTGCGGGGCCGGGCCGGGCCGGGGCGGACCCCGGGATCCCGGACGCGGCCGCCCGGGCCCGCGGGCGGGGGGATTGGCAGGGGACCCGCGTGGGCACAGCCACCATGGAGTTCCGGCAGGAGGAGTTTCGGAAGCTGGCGGGGCGCGCCCTGGGGAGGCTGCACCGGTGAGCCTGGTGGGGTTCCTGGGAGGGTAAGGATGAGGATGCCCCTTTTCCACCCGAGAGCAACgaacagaagaagaagagaggcgACACCCAGGCACAGTGTGGGGAGGCCCACCCATCTGTTCAGGATTCCGTCCTGTCGGTGCTGTCCTTCCACCCTGCCTGGTTCATCAtcgtcccccacccccatcccccgcACCTCACCCTACCTTGGGCTCGACTTTTCTTTGGGATTGCGTACCCCTCCCTATTCCCTGGATCTCTGTCCACTTGTCTTCTTGGTCTTTTACTTTAGATATGTCTCCTATCTCTGGGTCCCTCTTCCCTCTGGGTGtctgtcccctctctctgatTAGGAGCCAATGCGGCCGCCTACTAGCTGTCCATCAGTCCTGACTCTGACTCTTGCAGTCCCCGGCCTCTCTCTTTCCCCGGACCTCTGGTCCCCACTTTGATTTCCGTCTCTCTCAGCATCTCTGACTACTCTCTGCTATCTTCCCACCCtggctctctccatctctcctctttctcagGTTCTGTCCCTCGAGGCAGTTAATCTGGAGCTAAAGCGGATTGGGGCTGCTGGTTCTTGTCCTTGAGGGGGGGGGTTAAGCTGAGAGGGAAAAACTGGGGTATCCTagcttctgggggtgggggtgggatgaaGGGAGTTTCAGGCCACAGAAGCAAATTAAGCTTGGGGGTAATATGGACTTCCCAAGGGATAAAGCTAGAACCGGGTGAGATTTGCTCCCACCAAGGGCCATGATTCTAGTGACCCCGGTGTCCCTTGAGGTAGCCTGGACACCTCCCAGCctctcacccccaaccccagctctggCTCCAAGTCAGAGAAATTACTCAGCTCTTGAGAAGCCTAAAAATATCTATACACAGTGCGGGGAGGAGATGGCCTCGTGGGCATGGTGCCCTCAGACCCTGCTTTCTCCACACAGGACTCGGGTCCACCTTTACGTGTTCCTCAGCCCATCTTACTGGGCCACCTGAATCTAATGCTAGTGTGATAGCCCGGCTTGCTGCAGCTCACCTCCAAAGTTAACCCTACCCTCTAGTAACAGGAGAGGGATGAGGGTGGACAGAGGTGCAGTGTGGTctgtggtggtgttggtgtggGGGAGCAGTGGAGGGGGAGCTGAGACAGCTTCACCTCTTCCTATTCCAAttcccagcccctccccaccctttTTTCTCGCCTCCTTTCACGAGTTTCTCAAAATACACCAGCGTGAAGTCAGGGGAGTTGGAGAAGGGTGTGCtggtggagggggttggggggggtgaCAGCAAGAGGCAGGTGCTCCTCAGGCCCCCTCCCTTagtctctccatctcccctctGGGTCTCCAGTCTTGCCTTCTCTTTCTGAAATCAGAGACCCCAGAGCCAGGAGAAGCAGCAGAAAAGGGGAACGGAGCAAGCCTTTATTtgcaaacaaaacccagagtttcCTTTGACAGTGGGGGTTATTAATGGCACACAGGTCATGCTCCTTCCCAAGCCCCAAACCCAGCTAAGATCTACAGATGCTCCTGGAGGTGAATGCTGCtggcttgggggtgggggctctCGGACCAGGTAACTCAGGGTGACATAGGACAAAGTAGAGGAGCCAGGAGCCAGCCATTGCTGGCTTCTTATAGCCAGGCTCAGGGTAGGGCATTGCTGGGGGCCAGGAATGGATCTGGCCCACAGAAGGAGTGTGACCTTGGACCTGTGAGATCTGTTTTTGGAGTCTCAGTTTCCTAGTTCTACAGTAGGAGAGCAGCAATCTGCCAAGGCATAGGGGGACAGAGACGCAGGAAATGGACAGATACCCAGGGAGTAGATGAGGCATGGTCTTCCTTGGGGGAAACACCACCCTAAGCTAAGGGACACAGTCCCTCAACAAATTCTTGTCCTAGTTGGGGTCATCAGAGAGGAGATAGGCGTTTTCTGTGACTCttgttatttgagacaaggtcttctgcagtccaggctggccttgaactctcaatcctcttGCCTTCATCCCCTAAGTGGTAGGATTACAGGCTCACACCACCGGGCCACACTCAAACTTCCCTGTATGTGTAgtgtctggcttttttttttttttaaattttgtgtgatACTCAGAATCCTATTTGAAAAGCTTGCATGGCTTAGAGAAACCTGACAGATATCAGGGGTTACACTCACACCTATAGTTTCATAGTCAGTCAAATATCAGAAATTAACCCAGAACCAAACTCCAGTCTCACTGGCCAATGCTCTGTGGAAGGGAGCAGGtggggtccttcctccatgttaTTTACTCTGGGggctttgattcccagctccTGGGCTGTGTCCCctctacctttctttcttctttctcttggttCCTATctatcccctctctccttctatcctCAGGaccacctcttctctctctctctctctctctctctctctctctctctctctctctctctctgagacaggctCTAGGCTCTGTCccagtagccctggctggcctagaactcacggAGGAGATCCTGCCTCTTCCTTAAAGTACTGTGGttaaaggtgagcaccaccatgcggcttgttttgtttcattgagATAAAGTCTGGCTTagcacaggctggcttcaaattcagatgaccttgaactcctgatcctcctgcctctgttatGATTACATGTGTGTGCTAATATAGTTGGCTTACGTAGTGTTGGGGAGGGAACTCAGACCTTCCTACATGCTAGGCCAACTGGGTCACATCTCTGCCCTCCCTCACttgctgtagcccaggctggtcttgaaattgcagcaatgctcctgcctcagcctccctgggtagccttggctgtcctggaactcactctgtagaccaggctgaccttgaactcagagatccacctgcctctgcctccagaaagcTGGGATCAAAGggtgtgtcaccaccaccaccaccaccaccaccaccgcccgACTCCACCCCATTTctttcctgcccctccccacctccttaaGTCTCAGTACGGGGCTGTTGCCTGTGTTCTTTggtcctccccccctcccccagcccgtCTGGCTGTTCTCTCCTCCCCCGTCCCTGGCTCCCTCGCCTCCATCTGTTCTCGCCCCTTCCTGGGAGCCAGCCCGATCCCCTGCCTGCCTACCCGCCTCAGAAGGGCCACACTGAACACTAAATGTCCCCACACTTCAGGCACTTCATGGCCCCAGATCATTCGTCCTCAGTGTGTCCTCATCTCTCCATTTTTGAGCATCTGAGGCGCTCTCCGCCCTCCTCACAAGTGTGTCTCTTACTGCCTGTCTGTCAATTCCTACTCTGTCTCCctttttctcattctctgacccTCTCTCCCTAGGTTCTGTCATCTTCCCACTCTGGATTTCTTACTCTCTGGGTCACTatcttttaatctctctctctctctctctctctctctctctctctctctctctctctcagtcttcaCTAGGTCTCCCCGCCCCAGTCTCTGGCTACCCCCCCCCCCGTTCTGCCCCACTCCCACTCTCCATAGTTCTTTGTCTTTCAGTCTTTCATTGCTGCTGCAGTCTCCCCACCTCTCTGGTCTCTCTCCTCCGGCCTCCAGGTCAGGCTCTTCGGTCTCCAGCGGCCTCTCTCGGGCTGGGAGGCAGCCCCTCCATGAGCCCTATCCATCATCACAGGCTCAATCCTGGATGCAGATCGGGCGGAGGCGAGAGTCACGCCGGGGAATGAATGCGCCAATCTCCCTACCAGGGCCATCTGTCCCTTGCCAGGACACCAGCTATcactccccctccctgccccctagGCTGACAGTCTGAACTCCAGATTCCCCCGGGATGGATGCTTAAGCCGGGCTGCTGGATTCGGCAACCCACGAGGGAGTCCCCCAAACCACATCTGTGGGAATGGGCTTCAGTCGGCGTTAGCTGGACGTCAGCCCCACATCTGGGACCTGGAAGCAGGGCAGGGCAACCACagggggagatggagggggaggggggtcgATATATATAGCCGAGATGGCTCGGAAGCATCTGCTCTGTTGACACCTTTGCGCAGGGCTCTCTTTTGTACCTTTGCTGACTCAAATAGACTCGGATCTGCATCTGCTGGAGGGGGCTGGGGACAGTCTTGGAGCCTTGCGGTGGGGGCTTGCAGGCATCTGCTCTTTGATTCCAAAGAGTTGTGTAGAATCTATAACTCCCTggtggagagagatgagagagggcTGCGGAGAAGTCGACTGGAGATCTTGACCCCAGAGTTGAGGCAGGAGAGCGCCGGTGGCAGGAGAAAGCTGGTGGCCTGGACTCCTGGGACTGGAAGGAATTCGGACTCAGATTTTGGGTCTGGCCAAAGAAGTAGGTTTTGCCATGCACTCCTGTGTcacagggaggagaaggaaaccTGAGTTcttggacagagggagggaaaccCGGGTCCAGAGATGCCTGCGTCATAGCGAGGGCAGCCAAGAAAGGTTAAACCTAAGACCCCTGTGTCACCAGGAGGAGGGGCCTAGACTGCTGAGTCTTTGCTTCTCGCTTCCCTGCAGGTTACTGGAGAAGCGGCAGGAAGGCGCGGAGACATTGGAGCTGAGCGCCGACGGGCGCCCAGTGACCACACACACGCGGGACCCGCCGGTGGTGGACTGCACTTGCTTTGGCCTCCCTCGCCGCTACATCATCGCGATCATGAGCGGTCTGGGTTTCTGCATCAGCTTTGGCATCCGCTGCAACCTGGGCGTGGCCATCGTATCCATGGTCAACAACAGTACAACCCACCGTGGGGGCCACGTGGTGGTGCAGGTAGCTGCTTTGGCGAGCCCTGCTCACAGCCTGTGGTCCAGGTCGCATTCCTCCCTAGTTACTACCCTTTGGTCCTGCCCATCTGTGCCTCCTTATAGATCTGACCCCACTCCCGGTTCCTGGCTTCCTCAACCCCCGCCCTTATATAAAGGAAGCTCCGCCCCTTTTCCATTCCAGATTACGGAAACGACAGCAATAGCATTAGGTTCGCTACTTATGGCCCCCTTTGGACCTTCTAGCCCTTTCACTTACGGCCGTGCCTCACGTTTATGTTCCCGGATCACTTGAATAATTTCACTGCTATCTCAAGCTCTTTTCCAAATTCACCTCTGCCTATGTCCACCTGATTAGTTCTGACTTACACCTAAAACCTTGTCCAAGCTTAGATTTATGCTATTTTAACTTGGGTAGTATACAAGCTATGTCCTtgactgggaaaagaaaaaaaaaatcttggtttGTGCTATGGCTTACCTGAAACCCTGTCCTTTGCTCCATTGTAATTGGGGATGCCCCTAATTTAGTTGCTTCTTGGCCCTGCCTAGACCCCATACAGGTCTGTCCACAAACAGGAGGCAGTCACCCCCACAGTTGGGGATATTCAGGGAGGGGATACTGAGGTAAGCAAGCAAGTAGAACCAAGCTTCTAGGCAGCAGCGCCTGTAGCTACAGTGGTAGGGTAGGCCCTAGCAGCATAGAAGGGCGGAGCTCCACTGAGCTCTCTGATTGGTAGATTTGGGTAGAGTGCGGGGCATCTTGTTGCTGATTGGCTGAGGTGCTAAATCTGTGGGTGCTGATTAGTGGACGGTAGAGTTTGGAGAGCATCTAGTTTGATGTGTATTTTGACCCACAGAAAGCCCAGTTCAACTGGGATCCAGAGACTGTCGGCCTCATACATGGCTCCTTTTTCTGGGGGTACATTGTCACTCAGATTCCTGGAGGATTTATCTGCCAAAAATTCGCAGCCAACAGGTACAGTGGTGGCGTCTCAAGGTGGCAGAAAGTGCAGTTGTATGTGGTGGAGCTAGGGGGTGTGGTCGTGTGTTTGGCTCTGGGAAATTGGGAGGGTCTTGTTTGAAGGCACATCTTGGAGGTGATCTCCAGTTCTGTGAAATGCAGGGCCTGTTGTGGGAAGGACGGGGAAAATCCTAGGAGCAGTGGAAGGCTGAATGGCTAGCACCAAGCAAACACCTCACTATATTTGGCGTGGCTAgactcttttttccccccaccTTTCTCAACAGGGTCTTTGGCTTTGCCATTGTGGCTACCTCCACCCTAAATATGTTGATCCCTTCAGCAGCCCGTGTTCACTATGGCTGTGTCATCTTCGTGAggatccttcagggattggtggaggtAAAGCCTGCCCCATAAGCCCTGCTCCCCTCTCTGACCTCACCTCTTCTTGTTGACCTCCGTGCTCCCTCCCTAGGGGGTCACATACCCTGCTTGCCATGGCATCTGGAGCAAATGGGCCCCTCCCTTAGAACGGAGTCGGCTGGCGACGACAGCCTTTTGCGGTgagaggaaggggctggggaccAGCACTTGTGTAAGTGGGGGCTGAACTGTGATCTCAACTTAGGTGTGGCAGAGATTTCAGGGATGAGGATCTACTCTCCTGTATCTAGGTCTGTTCTCTACCCTCATTGTTTCCTCAGGTTCCTATGCCGGGGCAGTGGTTGCCATGCCTCTGGCTGGGGTCCTGGTACAGTATTCAGGATGGAGTTCTGTCTTCTATGTCTATGGTGAGGGACTCAGATGCATGGTTCTGGGTGGCACTGGGACTGTCTGAGCAAGTACAGATGTCAACCTACACCCACCTCCCTCCTGACCCCCTCAGGCAGCTTCGGGATCTTTTGGTACCTGTTCTGGTTGCTTGTCTCCTACGAGTCACCTGCACTACACCCCAGCATCTCCGAGGAGGAGCGCAAATACATTGAGGATGCCATCGGAGAAAGCGCCAAGCTCATGAACCCTGTTACGGTTGGTCATGAGGCTACCGTgactggggtggggtgtgtgtgtgtgtgtgtgtgtgtgtgtgtgtgtgtgtgtgtgtgtgtgttggctcaAAGGACTGCCAAGCAAAAGGCTGGGGACAAAtggtgcagaggcaggaggattgcaagttcaagggcaggttataaaatgagttcaaggccgggCTAGGCATTTGCTGAATCTTTGTTTCAAAACTGAAACCTGGGTTAgaggtttagctcagtggtagatcattTTCCCAGAATCTCCTAGCGAGGGGCTTCGGGGGTTTCACAATGAAAGAGTTCCTGCCTAGCATGCATtcctattgaaaaaaaaaatgaaggggaaaaaagaaagaaaataactggGCTAGTTTCCATATTAGATGGGATGGAGTTTAGGAATGGCAGGTACTAGGTGGGTGACTTAGAGCCACCCAGGAAGCCTGGTTAAAAACAGCAGATGGGATTAGAATGTGAAGTTTTGCTAGATATTGCTGTGGGTGTGGCTGACTTTGGGGAGTGATTGAATAGACATTTTACCGGGCTCACCATTTATGGGTTATCATGACACCTGAGGAGCCTTGGGGAGTCAGGACACATCCTTCGTCCTTGCAATGGGACCTTAAGGCTGGATTTTTAGAATTCCTAAGTCCCCAGAAGAAACGTGTGGCCTATTCTAGAGGCTTCAGTGAACTATCTTGGGGTCCCTAAAGGGACACAAAGTTCCCAAGTCCTGGTATCTGTCTTAGCACGGTctgctctcccctcctctccccgccccccacaGAAGTTTAACACACCCTGGAGGCGCTTCTTTACCTCCATGCCGGTCTATGCCATCATTGTCGCCAACTTTTGCCGCAGCTGGACTTTCTACCTGCTCCTCATCTCCCAGCCCGCCTACTTTGAAGAAGTGTTCGGCTTTGAGATCAGCAAGGTGAGGGTGCAGGAGTAGGGGGCTCGATGGGGGTGAAGAACAGGGTGTCTGCATCCCGAGGCAGGTATGGAGGAGGGGGTGGTGGTCACCCAAAGGGAGAGGCTGCCCATTCCCTCGCTCTCACAGGTGGGACTGGTGTCGGCACTGCCTCACCTTGTCATGACTATCATCGTACCCATCGGAGGCCAGATCGCCGACTTCCTGCGCAGTCGTCATATAATGTCCACGACCAATGTGCGAAAGCTGATGAACTGcgggggtgagtgggtggagcaGAGTACAAAGGGGAGGGCTGGTGGGCGGGGCAGAGACGGGGTCAAGGGCGTGACCGACCAGACCCAAAG is part of the Rattus norvegicus strain BN/NHsdMcwi chromosome 1, GRCr8, whole genome shotgun sequence genome and harbors:
- the Slc17a7 gene encoding vesicular glutamate transporter 1 isoform X1 — encoded protein: MEFRQEEFRKLAGRALGRLHRLLEKRQEGAETLELSADGRPVTTHTRDPPVVDCTCFGLPRRYIIAIMSGLGFCISFGIRCNLGVAIVSMVNNSTTHRGGHVVVQTPYRSVHKQEAVTPTVGDIQGGDTEKAQFNWDPETVGLIHGSFFWGYIVTQIPGGFICQKFAANRVFGFAIVATSTLNMLIPSAARVHYGCVIFVRILQGLVEGVTYPACHGIWSKWAPPLERSRLATTAFCGSYAGAVVAMPLAGVLVQYSGWSSVFYVYGSFGIFWYLFWLLVSYESPALHPSISEEERKYIEDAIGESAKLMNPVTKFNTPWRRFFTSMPVYAIIVANFCRSWTFYLLLISQPAYFEEVFGFEISKVGLVSALPHLVMTIIVPIGGQIADFLRSRHIMSTTNVRKLMNCGGFGMEATLLLVVGYSHSKGVAISFLVLAVGFSGFAISGFNVNHLDIAPRYASILMGISNGVGTLSGMVCPIIVGAMTKHKTREEWQYVFLIASLVHYGGVIFYGVFASGEKQPWAEPEEMSEEKCGFVGHDQLAGSDESEMEDEVEPPGAPPAPPPSYGATHSTVQPPRPPPPVRDY
- the Slc17a7 gene encoding vesicular glutamate transporter 1 encodes the protein MEFRQEEFRKLAGRALGRLHRLLEKRQEGAETLELSADGRPVTTHTRDPPVVDCTCFGLPRRYIIAIMSGLGFCISFGIRCNLGVAIVSMVNNSTTHRGGHVVVQKAQFNWDPETVGLIHGSFFWGYIVTQIPGGFICQKFAANRVFGFAIVATSTLNMLIPSAARVHYGCVIFVRILQGLVEGVTYPACHGIWSKWAPPLERSRLATTAFCGSYAGAVVAMPLAGVLVQYSGWSSVFYVYGSFGIFWYLFWLLVSYESPALHPSISEEERKYIEDAIGESAKLMNPVTKFNTPWRRFFTSMPVYAIIVANFCRSWTFYLLLISQPAYFEEVFGFEISKVGLVSALPHLVMTIIVPIGGQIADFLRSRHIMSTTNVRKLMNCGGFGMEATLLLVVGYSHSKGVAISFLVLAVGFSGFAISGFNVNHLDIAPRYASILMGISNGVGTLSGMVCPIIVGAMTKHKTREEWQYVFLIASLVHYGGVIFYGVFASGEKQPWAEPEEMSEEKCGFVGHDQLAGSDESEMEDEVEPPGAPPAPPPSYGATHSTVQPPRPPPPVRDY